The Bifidobacterium sp. WK012_4_13 genome contains the following window.
CCGAGGAGAACTTGCATCCGCGCAGGATGGCGCAGAATCCAAGCCACTGCAATGGCGCTTGCATTGACTTGGTACTTGGCCGCAAGTTCATCCAGCTTCGCATTAAGCTCAGGAAACTTGGGACTGCCAAGGAACACTCCCTCGAAGAATCCATATTGGAATGGACTCCATGCTTGAATCGTCATCCTATGAAGACGCGAATAGGAGATAAGCCCACCATCGTGGTCGATGCTCGCGGAATCGTCCATGTTGACATGCATTTCCTGCTGCACCATGGCAGTGTGACCAAGCCCGAACTGCAACTGGTTGACCTCGAGCTTCTCGTCCAACGCACTTTGCAGAAGATCGATCTGACCGGGGTTGACGTTGCTTACGCCAAAGTGGTGGACCTTGCCCTGATTGCGTAGGGTTTGGAACGCATCCGCCAGGTCATCGAGCTCAACCAAGGTATCTGGCCTGTGCAGCAGGGCAAAATCGACGTAGTCAACCTGAAGGTTGTCCAATTCCTTGTCAAGAGCGGCGAGCAGATGCTTCTTTGAAAAGTCATAGCCGACGATGTGTCCATGATCGTCTCTCGCAATGCCGAATTTAGTCTCCAAGACAATGCTCGTCCTCTGAACGCCAAGATCCTTGATTGACTGACCGAATCTGCGAGAACTCTCGCCGTCCGCGTACACATCCGCCGTGTCAAAGAAGTTGATGCCCCCATCCAAGGCTGCCTCGACGACAGCGTTGGCCTCAGCCTGCGACTTGTCTGCGATTCTCATTACACCGAGGGCGGTGCGAGAAGCATGAACGCCAGTCGTACCAATATCCAAAAACTTCATTGTCTCTCCCTGTCTTGGAATTACCGTTCGGTACAACAATATCGAGCATGTTTATGAAACATGAACACTTACGGAAAATATTCACTCAGCTAAACACGATAAGCGACGGAGGTGTGTGTGGGTATGGTTCGACCCCGGGGAGCTGTGCTCTACCCGGGGTCTCCCCGTCGTGTGAAGCGACGACGCGCTACTCTCCCACACCCTGACGAGTGCAGTACCATCGCCGTGCTAGGCCTTAGCTTCCAGGTTCGGAATGGAACTGGGCGTTTCCCCTAGGCTATGGTCGCCGCAAATCTTCGAATTATCACGCGCACTCTCATGCGCATGGCCTGTGGTCGCTTGGGAACCGGACAGTGGACGCTATACTTCATCGATCGCTGCAGTCAACAAGTGCTCCTTGCTGCTGGGATGCCTGCTAGAAGGACCTGCATATCCACCCACCACCAGGGATGAGTGAAGTATGATTGCCTTTCGACTGTTAGTACCGGTCAGCTCCAACCCTCGCGGGTCTTCCACATCCGGCCTATCAACCATGTAATCTTCATGGAGTCTTCAGAAACTCAAGGTTTCACGGAATTCTTATCTTGGAGAAGGCTTCCCGCTTAGATGCTTTCAGCGGTTATCCCTTCCGAACGTAGCTAACCAGCCGTGCCGCTGGCGCGACAACTGGCATACCAGAGGTTCGTCCACCCAGGTCCTCTCGTACTATGGGCAGGACTCCTCAAAATTCCAACGAGCGCAGAGGATAGAGACCAAACTGTCTCACGACGTTCTGAACCCAGCTCGCGTGCCGCTTTAATCGGCGAACAGCCGAACCCTTGGGACCTGCTACAGCCCCAGGATGCGACGAGCCGACATCGAGGTGCCAAACCATCCCGTCGATATGGACTCTTGGGAATGATCAGCCTGTTATCCCCGGGGTACCTTTTATCCGTTGAGCGATGCCGCGTCCGTACACCGGCACCGGATCACTATTTCCGACTTTCGTCCCTGCTCGACCTGTCAGTCTCACAGTCAAGCTCCCTTGTGCAATTACACTCAACACCCGATTGCCAACCGGGCTGAGGGAACCTTTGAGCGCCTCCGTTACTCTTTAGGAGGCAACCGCCCCAGTTAAACTACCCGCCAGGCACTGTCCCTGACGTGGATAACACGTCGAGGTTAGATATCAAATGAGAACAGAGCGGTATTTCACTTGGCGACTCCACTCAGGCTGGCGCCCAAGCTTCGAAGTCTCCCGCCTATGCTACACAGTTCGCACCTAATACCAATACCAAGGTATAGTAAAGGTCCCGGGGTCTTTTCGTCCTTCTGCGCTTAACGAGCATCTTTACTCGTACTGCAATTTCGCCGAGCTCCTGGTCGAGACAGTGGGGAAGTCGTTACGCCATTCGTGCAGGTCGGAACTTACCCGACAAGGAATTTCGCTACCTTAGGATGGTTATAGTTACCACCGCCGTTTACCGGGGCTTAAATTCACCGCTTCGCCGAAGCTGACGGATCCTCTTAACCTTCCGGCACCGGGCAGGCGTCAGTGCATATACAGCGACTTTCGTCTTCGCATGCACCTGTGTTTTTGGTAAACAGTCGCTACCCCCTGGTCTGTGCCACCCGCTACGGCTCGCCGCGTGAAGCGGTCCACCATGACGGGTCTCCCTTATACCGAAGGCACGGGAGTAATTTGCCGAGTTCCTTGACCAGGATTCTCTCGATCGCTTTGGTATTCTCTACCTGACCACCTGTGTTGGTTTAGGGTACGGGCGGCAATGGATCTAGCACCGAAGCTTTTCTTGACAGCCTGGATCACCGGATTCGAGCCTGAAGGCTCCCATCATCACACCTCGGGCTCACGCACGACGGATTTGCCTATCGTGCACCCTGCGTGCTTGACCACGGAATACCACCTCCGCAGCCGGCTACCATTCTGTGTCACTCCTGTGCTGTCCTACTGTAAGGAAAGGTCGAAACCACGACGCCATCCATGACCCGAAGGTCACCTCAGGCACCGCAGGATCTTAGTACTCCAAATCTCGGATTGGGCGATCCAAAGCCGGTAGGAGAATATCAACTCCTTCATCCATTCGACTACGCCTGTCGGCCTCGCCTTAGGACCCGACTAACCCAGGGACGATGAACGTGGCCCTGGAACCCTTAGTCATCCAGCGTGGGAGATTGTCACTCCCATTTCGCTACTCATGTCTGCATTCTCACTTCCGTACAGTCCACGGCCGAGTTCCCTCGCCGCTTCGCCCCGTACGGAACGCTCTCCTACCCATCAGCACTAGGCTGATGCCGCGTCTTCGGTGGTGTGCTTGAGCCCCGCTACATTGTCGGCGCGGAACCACTAGACCAGTGAGCTGTTACGCACTCTTTCAAGGGTGGCTGCTTCTAAGCCAACCTCCTGGCTGTCTATGCGACTCCACATCCTTTCCCACTTAGCACACGCTTTGGGACCTTAGACGACGATCTGGGCTGTTTCCCTTTTGACTACGAAGCTTATCCCCCGCAGACTCACTGCCGCAATACACTTCACAGGTATTCGGAGTTTGGTTGCTGTTGGTACCCTATACGGGCCCGCAAGCATCCAGTAGCTCTACCCCCTGGAAGCAATCAAACGACGCTGCACCTAAATGCATTTCGGAGAGAACCAGCTATCACGGAATTTGATTGGCCTTTCACCCCTAACCCTAAGTCATCGGCTCAGTTTTCAACCTAAGTCCGTCCGGTCCTCCACGCAGTCTTACCCACGCTTCAACCTGCTCAGGGCTAGATCATCCCGCTTCGGGTCCAGGACATGCGACTAAAACGCCTTTTAAGACTCGCTTTCGCTACGGATCCCCCACTCGGGTTAACCTCGCCACATATCACTGACTCGCAGACTCATTTTTCGATAGGCACGCCGTCACCCCGAAAGGCTCCGACGGTTTGTAAGCACATGGTTTCAGAAACTATTTCACTCCCCTCCCGGGGTACTTTTCACCTTTCCCTCACGGTACTCGTTCGCTATCGGTCAGATAGAAATATTTAGGCTTATCCAACGGTCTGGACAGATTCGCACGGAATTCCTCGAGTTCCGTACTACTTGGGAGAAACGATCGACAGACAGCGCGCCTTCGACTACGGGGCCATCACCCTCTACGGCCAGGTCTTCAATCCTGTTCGTCTATCACGCTGTTTTATCACTGACGCCAGCCCTGTCAGAGGCCGGACACGTCTTCCCACGACACCCAATGCGCAACGCCTGACAGCTATCACGCGCACTCGGTTTAGCCTGATCCGCTTTCGCTCGCCACTACTCACGGAATATCTTTTCCTGCAGGTACTGAGATGTTTCACTTCCCTGCGTACCCCCCGCACAAGGCGGTACCGCCCCATGACGGGCGGTGTGTTTCCACATTCAGAAATCCTCGGATCGAAGCCCTGTTGGCGGCTCCCCGAGGCTTATCGCAGCCTCATACGTCTTTCATCGGTTCTATCTGCCAAGGCATCCACCATATGCCCTTGTAAGCAACACATACGAACAACATATGCCCTACTACAAGCCTCTACTAGCAAATTCCCAGACAACAAATCATCACACTAAAATTGATCACAAACGATCGACACAAACTCCAAACGGAGTTCGGTCTGAAATATACAGCAAGCAATAAATGCTTGCTCGCGTCCACTATCCAGTTCTCAAGCCACCACCGCACTACCAGCATCAACCACCGAAAACGACGGCATCCACCGGAAGGCATCGAATCGCCGAGTGGCAATCCGGGAGCCCAAAAGCGTATCTGCACTGCAAAGCCAACCACTCGTTCCACGCCAGCATGCCCACGCGACCACCGCAATGATGGCCCGAAAGGCTCGTTCGCCACAAACCGTGGCATATTCTCCGTAGAAAGGAGGTGATCCAGCCGCACCTTCCGGTACGGCTACCTTGTTACGACTTAGTCCCAATCACGAGTCTCACCTTAGACGGCTCCCCCCAAAAGGTTAGGCCACCGGCTTCGGGTGCTACCCACTTTCATGACTTGACGGGCGGTGTGTACAAGGCCCGGGAACGCATTCACCGCGACGTTGCTGATTCGCGATTACTAGCGACTCCGCCTTCATGGAGCCGAGTTGCAGGCTCCAATCCGAACTGAGACCGGTTTTAAGAGATTGGCTCCATGTCGCCATGTCGCATCTCGTTGTACCGGCCATTGTAGCATGCGTGAAGCCCTAGACGTAAGGGGCATGATGATCTGACGTCATCCCCACCTTCCTCCGAGTTAACCCCGGCGGTCCCTTGTGAGTTCCCGCCATGACGCGCTGGCAACACAAGGCAAGGGTTGCGCTCGTTGCGGGACTTAACCCAACATCTCACGACACGAGCTGACGACGACCATGCACCACCTGTGAATCGGCCCCGAAGGGAAGCCCCATCTCTGGGACGGTCCGAAACATGTCAAGCCTAGGTAAGGTTCTTCGCGTTGCATCGAATTAATCCGCATGCTCCGCCGCTTGTGCGGGCCCCCGTCAATTTCTTTGAGTTTTAGCCTTGCGGCCGTACTCCCCAGGCGGGATGCTTAACGCGTTAGCTCCGACACGGAACCCGTGGAATGGGCCCCACATCCAGCATCCACCGTTTACGGCATGGACTACCAGGGTATCTAATCCTGTTCGCTCCCCATGCTTTCGCTCCTCAGCGTCAGTAACAGCCCAGAGACCTGCCTTCGCCATTGGTGTTCTTCCCGATATCTACACATTCCACCGTTACACCGGGAATTCCAGTCTCCCCTACTGCACTCTAGCCTGCCCGTACCCGGCGCAGATCCACCGTTAAGCGATGGACTTTCACACCAGGCGTGACAAACCGCCTACGAGCTCTTTACGCCCAATAATTCCGGATAATGCTTGCACCCTACGTATTACCGCGGCTGCTGGCACGTAGTTAGCCGGTGCTTATTCAAAAGGTACACTCACTCTCGCTTGCTCCCAATTAAAAGCGGTTTACAACCCGAAGGCCGTCATCCCGCACGCGGCGTCGCTGCATCAGGGTTTCCCCCATTGTGCAATATTCCCCACTGCTGCCTCCCGTAGGAGTCTGGGCCGTATCTCAGTCCCAATGTGGCCGGTCGCCCTCTCAGGCCGGCTACCCGTCAAAGCCTTGGTGAGCCATTACCTCACCAACAAGCTGATAGGACGCGACACCATCTCATACCGCTAACACTTTCCCGACCATCCATGCGGAAGGTCGGAACATCCGGCATTACCACCCGTTTCCAGGAGCTATTCCAGAGTATGAGGCAGGTTAGTCACGCATTACTCACCCGTTCGCCACTCTCACCGAGACGCAAGCGCCTCGGATCCCGTTCGACTTGCATGTGTTAAGCACGCCGCCAGCATTCATCCTGAGCCAGAATCAAACCCTCCACAAAAAAACATGAAGAATCGAAAACGACTCCTAAAATAATTCATATTGACGGATTCGTCTAAAAGACGAACCACACAAAAAAATGACGATCATTAAGTCCTCCCGGACACCCAGGCACAAACCCAGGCTCACGCCAAACTGGCAATTAATTGACTATAAAAAGTAGTACAAATACACTCTTGAGTTCTCAAACCACCACCACACCAACAAGCTTTGTTCTCTCACTTGGAGAAATCCGCCGTGTTGAGCAGCGAAGTACAAGCCTACACTCTTTTGGGCTGTTTCGCATCTTTGCGGGTGTGATTAAACCGAGAGACGTTGAAAATAAACGCTTCTCTCGGTGTGTCGGATTTATGTGAAACACCAGCCGCGCATCAGAGCGCTCCGATTCACATTGCTTTCAGACAGTCATATTTTTCCCTCACCTGCGTGTCGTCCTTCCTATTATGACCTAGATGTCATTTCCATGTGATTTCGATGAATCGAACTCTCCGTCACAGGCGCATCTGCCAAGACAATGTCTCGATAAAATGCGCTTCTTTCGTGGTAAGACTTGAGTATGGCTAAAAAGATCGCAGTACTGACAGGCGCCGGAATTTCAACTTCAGCGGGCATTCCGGATTTCCGCGGACCCGAAGGCGTCTGGACGAAACATCCCGAGCAGATGAATGTATATGACCTCGACTCATTCCTTTCCGACAAGAAGGCACGTGAATACTCATGGCGGTGGCAAAAGGAGTCGCCGGTATGGGGCGCGCAACCCGGAGTCGCTCACAAGGCCCTGGCAAAGCTTGAGCATGCGGGGCTGCTGACTCTGCTGGCGACGCAGAACTTTGATGCACTTCATGAGAAGGCAGGCAACAGCGATGACGTCATCGTCAACCTCCACGGGACCATCGGCACCTCGCACTGCATGAAATGCGGCGCCGAATATGACACCGCCGAGATCATGGACAATCTTGACGCCGAGCCCGATCCATGCTGCCATCGCAAGCTCCCATTCAGTGGAAACATGCCTTGCAACGGAATCATCAAGACCGACGTGGTGTACTTTGGACAGGCCTTGCCGGACGGCTCCATGGAGAAGAGCATGCGTCTGGCATCTTCGGCCGATGAATTCTGGGTGATCGGTTCAACGCTTGAGGTGTATCCGGCAGCGTCGTTGGTTCCGGTTGCGGCACAGGCGGGGGTGCCTGTGACCATCATGAACATGGGACGCACTCAATATGATTCAATTGCGACCCGGCTGATACATGACCCGATTCAGGACGCACTGCCGAAACTGGTCGATGAAACGATTGCAGCGAACGACTGATGGCACGCAGAGGGACTGATCCTTGTTCTCTCTGCTCCTAAGACAAGAAGGAACGGGCTGCGCGATGTATCCACGGCTGTCGCTCAACGATTTCGCAAATTCCCATACGGACATTGTGACTTCGCCGAATTCTCCTGGCAGAGCAGCGGGATGCCATCACGATCAGATCACATTTCGGGTTTGCCTGCACGCCAATACCCCATGAAGGCAACAGCTGAGCGGTCAACGCCGTATTGCTGCACAATCATGCGCCGAAGGGTGCGAATTACCGAAGCCTCACCAGCCATCCATGCATAGAACGGGCGTCCAATCGCCGATTCGGGAGTCTCCCATAGCAATTCCCTGTCTACATCGACGTCTTCCAGGGCGATGGACTGTCTCGAAGACGGATTCGAAGACGCATCGCCGTGGCTCAGCATCGCAAGGTTCGTGGCAGCATAGGTACGCATGCGAGATATCAGACTGGCTCCTCGTTCAATGTCCGGTTCACCAGGGCGATGTGAATCCGAACGGGCGACCCAATCAATGGTGAAGCCAAGCTCTGCCGCGTCGACGAAGCCCGCTGTCTGATTCAATGCCTCCATATCCCGAGAATCGGGAACCTCAAGCAATGCGACTCCATGCCCGCGCCATGCAGCGTTCTTCAATGACGCGAGGATCCCGCCGATTCCAGGAACGGCAGTCTCATCGCCGACCAGCAGCAGGTTCTTTGCATCCCCGGGGTGAAAATCAATGCCTTCCGCGGAGTGAATGGAGTGCTCGTCCGGCCCTATGACGAAGATTTCATCACCCGGCTGCGCCTTCCACACGAAAGCTCCGGCCGGACCGGGGTTGTCGTGGAGAATGCAATCGACGGTTAGCTGGCGTGACACGGGGTCGATCGCCCGAATCGTATAGGTGCGCATCGGATTGCGGTCTTCTGGAGGCAGCGCGGACCAGCGTTCCCACCATGAACCCTTGTGTATCGACTGAGGCGAGCACATGTCAGGATCGCCCCAACGGCCGCCCTCAAGTGGCAGCAGCAGCTTGATTCTTTGGTCGAAGCCATCGGTGCCGAAATCGACAAGATCGTCACCTTCGAATACGAGTCTCACGAAGCTTGGAGAGAGAGGGATGCGTTTTACGACATGAACGCGATATGGCCTCGCTCCTGGGCGATCATCCTTGATGTGTCGATCATTGGAAAGATTGCTGGGCCTCATAGCTTCTCCTCTTCGAACATTGCACGCTTTGGCGCGAGCGCATGGCGCGAATCTGCGATTATCATTGGCGTTGAGCTTTCTGGATCCTGGATAATGCGAACATCCATTCCGAAGACGCGGCTGATGACCTCTGGGGTGACGACCTCTTCCGCCGTGCCGATTGTGTCGCATTCACCGTCTTTCATGGCCAGAATCCAATCGGCGTACCTTGCGGCCAGATTGATGTCATGAATCACCATGATTATGGTGATTCCATCGATTGCATTCAAATCCGCAAGCAGATCAAGGACTTCAAGCTGATAGGCGACATCGAGATAAGTGGTCGGCTCATCAAGAAGAAGAATGTCAGTATCCTGCGCAAGCGTAAGGGCAATCCAGGCGCGCTGACGTTGGCCTCCGGAAAGCTGGTCCACGCTGCGATCGGCCAGTTCGGCCATGTGCGTGACTGCCAAGGCATGGTCAACGGCATCCTGATCCTGGCGTGACCATGCTGAGCCGAACTTGTGGTATGGGTATCTTCCCCGCGAGACAAGGTCAGACACGGTGATGCCATCGGGAGCGATCGGCGATTGAGGAAGGATGCCAAGCTGCGTCGCGACGCGTTTGGTCGGCAGCTTCGCAATGTCATGCCCGTTAAGTATCACCGTGCCGCCCTGCGGCTTCACCAGTCGCGCCAAGGCTCGAAGAAAGGTCGACTTGCCACAGCCATTTGCGCCGATTATCGCACCTATCTGGCCGCCGTGAACATCGAGGTCCACGCCTTTGACAGCGAGATGCCTGCCATAGGCAACGCTGACCTTCTCTGCTGAAAGGCTGGCAGAGCGGGCACTCGTGGTACCCGCTGCCTGCGTCACGGTCCGTCTCGCAGCCTGTCCTGCGTTTCGAATGACGGGACCGAGGGAATGTTCAGCAGAAGCCATGACATCGGATTCCTGCGGTTTCATAGTTGTGACTCCTTCCTCATGGAAAAGTACATGAGAATGACGAGGACCGGACCACCGACCACACTGGTAACGACTCCGACAGGGAACTGTGTCCCCGTTGCATGCTGGGCGATGATGTCAGATCCAAGGACAAGGCATGAACCGACCAGACCTGAGGTGACGATTGCCGAAGAACCTGAGCGAATCAGTCTCACGGCGATAGGCCCTGCGAGGAACGAGACGAAGGCGATGGGACCGACTGCGCTCGTCGCAATCGAAAGCATCAGGACGGCAACAACGACAATGGCCGCACGTGCCAGACCGACCCTTATACCGAGCCCCGCTGCGATGCCGTCTCCCAGTCGGAGCATATCGAGTTGGCGACTCAACGGCATCACCAAGGCACAGCCAATCGTGAGGGCAATGATCGTGATGATGGCATATGTCCAATCAGCATCCGCAAGACTGCCGGTGAGCCACCGGGAGGCGGATTGAATATCCCATTGATCGGCGCGTACGAGCATCCAGGAGCTGATGGCATTAAGCATGGCGCCGACGGCGATGCCTATCAATACGAGCCGCTGAGGGGCGAATCCATGATGAAATGTGAGCAATGCGACCACTATCGCAGTGGCGAGCCCACCAAGAATGGCGAATGCGCTGAGTTGCAGGCCGGAGATGCCAAGGACAACGATGCCAAAGACGGCAGCCGTGTTCGCTCCCTCGGTGATGCCGATGATATCCGGGCTTGCAAGCGGATTGTGCAACAACCGTTGAAAGCTTGCGCCGGCCATGCCAAAGAGCGCCCCGCAGGCGAATGCGGTCAGCGCCCGGGGAAGTCTGAGCTCTCCGATGACGAAGGTGATGCCGGACGGAGCGTGGCCTGCCATGACATTCACGACATCGGAGAAGGAATACGTCGAGTCGCCGAAAACAATGTCGGAATAGAGCAAGGCGAAGGCCAGAATAAGCAAGGCCGACATGACTGACACCGCTCTCTGCGAAGATCTTCGAGTGCCAAGCGTCTGTCCACCATAGGTGCCGTTCATGATTCCCCTTCCTCAAACCTGACGAAGCATTCGACCGCGGGCAAGGATGATGAAGAATGGCGCACCGATGATTGCGGTTACTATGCCGACCTCGATGTCCGACGGACGAGTGAGGATGCGTCCGACGATGTCTGAAGCCAACAGCAGCATCGGTCCGAGAATCACGGAGATGGCAAGTATGTGACGGTAATCCGAACCTACGATCAGCCGTGCGGCATGAGGAACCACCAGACCCACAAAACCAATCGGACCAGTGAGGGACGTTGTGCCAGCTGAGAGCAGAACAGCGGCTATCCAAGCAATTCCACGAGTCAGCTTCACCCGGCTCCCCAATCCTTCTGCAAGCTCGTCGCCCATGGCAAGAGCATTGATTCCGGGAATCGTGACAAGAGCGAGGACAAGACCTCCGACTATCAAAGGCAGCACAGGAGTCATCAATGCGAAACGCGCGCCTGACAGACCGCCGACCTGCCAGAAACGATAGGTCGAGATCACCTGAATGCGTGGAAGCAATACGGCCGATGTCAGCGAGGACAGCATTGCAGTGATGACGGCTCCGGCCAGGGTCAGCTTGAGGACGGTTGCCCCGCTTGGTCCCATTGAACCGAGAAGCCACACTGCGAGCGCAGCGATGGACGACCCGATCAAGGCCACCCAAACGTATTGCTGAGGCGCATCTAGGCCGAAGAAGGCCATGGAAAGGACAATCGCGAAGGCTGCTCCGCTATTCAAGCCCAGGATCGACGGATCGGCGAGGGGGTTCCTCGTCATTCCCTGCATGAGGGTTCCTGCGACTGCAAGCGATATTCCCGCGAGAATGCCAAGCACCGTTCGCGGCACCCGGAGTCTTACTGCCGCTGCCGAAACGCTTGAATCGGATGGGTCTGAAAACGCATGAAACACCTCGTCGAAAGGCACGGTTCGCGAGCCAATTGCCACGGAAACCAAGCAAAGTGCCACGAGCGCGGCACATCCCAGACAGAGGAATAACGTCAGCCGACCATTCCTTGATTTCGACACAGTGTTCATTCCTCATTCACTTTTCGTTCGAGGGCCTTCGAATTTCTCTGGCGACACATCTTCCATGGCCTAGATGTCTGAGCAGGAATCCATGGTTGAGGCGTGGTGCGCCAGATCGAATCGAAGTGCAATTGTTCAGATGTTATCCGCTGCCTTGGAAAGGAGACCGACGTATTGGCCTACGGTGGCTGGAATCGAAAGCGATGACGGCGCTATCGCCGATTCCAGTGCGGACGAACTGTCGATGACGACCACCGAGCCACGCTTGATGGCCGGGATCTTCCCGATGAGCGGATCTGCCTGCAAGGTCTTGAGGGTCGAACTGTCGCCATAGGTGACGATGATGTCCACATCATCGAGCTGATCGACGTTTTCGCTGGAAATATCCTTGTAGAATGAATCGGTGCTGGCAGAGATTTTCTTCACTGAGGCCGGTGTCTTCAAGCCGAGGTCGTTGAGGAATTCAGGGCGGGTATCAAGCGTCGTATAGACGCTGACCGTCGAGAGCTTCGTGGTGTCGAAATACATGACTGCGGCGGTCTTGCCCTTGATGTTCGGCTTGGCGTCAACGGCCTTCTTGATGGCAGCCTCATCATCTGCGAGGACTTGCTTGCCCTTTGCCTGCATGTTCAAGGCCTTTGCTGCGATGGTGACGACGTCCCGCCATGGTGTCGCCCAGGCCTCCTTCGGATACGCAAGCGTTGGAGCGATCTTGCTCATGGTCTGATATTGCTGCTTGGTGATGCCGGACTGAGTGGCGATTATCAGATCCGGATTGCTCGAAGCGATCGCCTCGGTGTCGATGCTGTCGGACTCGTCATGCAGCTGCGGTGCCTTGCTGCCCGTACCGCCGAGTGCCTTGACCTTTGCAGCGGTCCAGCTGTACATACCGTTCTGTGCATCGCCATCTGACATCTTCGGCATATCCACGGGAAGCACTCCAAGCGAAAGAACGGCATCATAGGTTGTCCATCCAACAGTTGAGATGCGCGTGGGCTTACTTTTCAAGGTGACCGATCCATATGCGTTCTTGATGGTGACCGGATAGCCGCTGGTTGATCCTGATTCGTCTGAAGCCGAAGACGAGCTGCCTGACCCGCATGCGGCCGTCAGTCCTAGGCTGAGAGCCATGATTCCCGCCAAGGTCAATCTCACCGCCTTTCTGGCATGAACCGCCTTTCGCGATTTGACGGTGGAATTAAAGCGGCTCAAGTCTGAAGCCTTGGATGGATTACGCATGCGATCCGCTAGGTCTGCCAACGACATCAACAGCTCCCTCTCTCTATGTTCGTCTTCTCAGTGCGCTCGAGGTCCGCAAGATTCGCGAGATTCGCGCTTGCACATTCTGTGGGATGAATTCCAGATTCCTTCTGCACCTGAAATGTAGCAAATATGTTTTGTATGCAACAGACTTGATTTTTTGGGCTAAGCGGGGTAAGAAGTCCCGATTGATTCATGTGCGGCAATCCGTCATTCATTCTCTGGCAAATGCACCGGTCTTCACTGAAAGGGCCCGTGGATGTCGAGCGTGACAATTCTGGCCGAAATTCTGAGCTCTGCGTCTCATGCCTTGAAACCGTTCGAGTGTCATGCCGCACGCATGGTTCATAATGTGAGACATGCAATCTGATGAAATTGAGGCGTTTCTTTCGCGAAACCATGTTGAAGATTTAAACCAAGCCGCTCAAAGGCTTTCTGGAACGGTTCGCCATACGGATATCATTCCTTCGCAGATCTTGAGCGAAATGACCGGCTTCTCGATCAAATTGAAGCCCGAGAACCTGCAGCGCACCGGATCATTCAAGATTCGTGGGGCCTACAACAAGATCGCATCCTTGCCGCAGGATCAGCTCGACAAGGGCATAATCACCGCCTCTGCCGGCAACCACGCCCAAGGTGTCGCATACGCCGCACGCGAACGCGGCGCGAAGGCGACGATAGTGATGCCACAGATCACACCGCCTCTGAAGGTCGATGCGACTCGTGCATATGGAGCGGATGTGGTGTTGGAAGGCAATGTCTTTGACGAAAGCTTCGCATACGCCGTTCGACAGTCAGATGAAAACGACATCACCTTCGTTCATCCCTTCGATGACTACGACGTGATATGCGGGCAGGGCACCATCGCATTGGAGATACTTCAC
Protein-coding sequences here:
- a CDS encoding FecCD family ABC transporter permease, yielding MNGTYGGQTLGTRRSSQRAVSVMSALLILAFALLYSDIVFGDSTYSFSDVVNVMAGHAPSGITFVIGELRLPRALTAFACGALFGMAGASFQRLLHNPLASPDIIGITEGANTAAVFGIVVLGISGLQLSAFAILGGLATAIVVALLTFHHGFAPQRLVLIGIAVGAMLNAISSWMLVRADQWDIQSASRWLTGSLADADWTYAIITIIALTIGCALVMPLSRQLDMLRLGDGIAAGLGIRVGLARAAIVVVAVLMLSIATSAVGPIAFVSFLAGPIAVRLIRSGSSAIVTSGLVGSCLVLGSDIIAQHATGTQFPVGVVTSVVGGPVLVILMYFSMRKESQL
- a CDS encoding ABC transporter ATP-binding protein → MKPQESDVMASAEHSLGPVIRNAGQAARRTVTQAAGTTSARSASLSAEKVSVAYGRHLAVKGVDLDVHGGQIGAIIGANGCGKSTFLRALARLVKPQGGTVILNGHDIAKLPTKRVATQLGILPQSPIAPDGITVSDLVSRGRYPYHKFGSAWSRQDQDAVDHALAVTHMAELADRSVDQLSGGQRQRAWIALTLAQDTDILLLDEPTTYLDVAYQLEVLDLLADLNAIDGITIIMVIHDINLAARYADWILAMKDGECDTIGTAEEVVTPEVISRVFGMDVRIIQDPESSTPMIIADSRHALAPKRAMFEEEKL
- a CDS encoding Sir2 family NAD-dependent protein deacetylase translates to MAKKIAVLTGAGISTSAGIPDFRGPEGVWTKHPEQMNVYDLDSFLSDKKAREYSWRWQKESPVWGAQPGVAHKALAKLEHAGLLTLLATQNFDALHEKAGNSDDVIVNLHGTIGTSHCMKCGAEYDTAEIMDNLDAEPDPCCHRKLPFSGNMPCNGIIKTDVVYFGQALPDGSMEKSMRLASSADEFWVIGSTLEVYPAASLVPVAAQAGVPVTIMNMGRTQYDSIATRLIHDPIQDALPKLVDETIAAND
- a CDS encoding siderophore-interacting protein; translated protein: MRPSNLSNDRHIKDDRPGARPYRVHVVKRIPLSPSFVRLVFEGDDLVDFGTDGFDQRIKLLLPLEGGRWGDPDMCSPQSIHKGSWWERWSALPPEDRNPMRTYTIRAIDPVSRQLTVDCILHDNPGPAGAFVWKAQPGDEIFVIGPDEHSIHSAEGIDFHPGDAKNLLLVGDETAVPGIGGILASLKNAAWRGHGVALLEVPDSRDMEALNQTAGFVDAAELGFTIDWVARSDSHRPGEPDIERGASLISRMRTYAATNLAMLSHGDASSNPSSRQSIALEDVDVDRELLWETPESAIGRPFYAWMAGEASVIRTLRRMIVQQYGVDRSAVAFMGYWRAGKPEM
- a CDS encoding aldo/keto reductase family oxidoreductase, with the translated sequence MKFLDIGTTGVHASRTALGVMRIADKSQAEANAVVEAALDGGINFFDTADVYADGESSRRFGQSIKDLGVQRTSIVLETKFGIARDDHGHIVGYDFSKKHLLAALDKELDNLQVDYVDFALLHRPDTLVELDDLADAFQTLRNQGKVHHFGVSNVNPGQIDLLQSALDEKLEVNQLQFGLGHTAMVQQEMHVNMDDSASIDHDGGLISYSRLHRMTIQAWSPFQYGFFEGVFLGSPKFPELNAKLDELAAKYQVNASAIAVAWILRHPARMQVLLGSMTPSRLTQMIAGADVELTRQEWYDLYVSAGNDLP
- a CDS encoding FecCD family ABC transporter permease; translated protein: MNTVSKSRNGRLTLFLCLGCAALVALCLVSVAIGSRTVPFDEVFHAFSDPSDSSVSAAAVRLRVPRTVLGILAGISLAVAGTLMQGMTRNPLADPSILGLNSGAAFAIVLSMAFFGLDAPQQYVWVALIGSSIAALAVWLLGSMGPSGATVLKLTLAGAVITAMLSSLTSAVLLPRIQVISTYRFWQVGGLSGARFALMTPVLPLIVGGLVLALVTIPGINALAMGDELAEGLGSRVKLTRGIAWIAAVLLSAGTTSLTGPIGFVGLVVPHAARLIVGSDYRHILAISVILGPMLLLASDIVGRILTRPSDIEVGIVTAIIGAPFFIILARGRMLRQV